The genomic interval CGGCGAGACGATCGTCTTGAGCCGCTGACGGCAGACCGTTTCCGTGACGGTCGAGAGAGCCGGCAGAAAGCGCGACGTGTCGAGCCCGATGAAATCGCGGGCATAATTGTCGAACGTCTCGGATACGGCGTTGGCTTTCCAGCTGGCGACGATCGAGTCGTAACCTGCCGGTGTCGTCCGGATGTGCAGTTTCTCCCGTGCGTCGGGCGCATCTGCGACGGCAACCGTCCACAGACCGCAGAACATGCCGAAAAGGAGGGTCAGCGGTTTCGGTTTCATTCGGAATCAGAAAGTTAGTTTGAATGCCAGTCCCAGTCCGTTGACATTGCTCGTCTGCATCGTATACAGGTTGATGAGCGTAGGTTCGAGCGTCATGGAGAGATCGTCGCTGATGTCGTAGTCTTTCATTTGTGCATCCACATGGGCATCGACGATATTGAGCAGATACAGTCCGGCCGTGATGATGATGCACAAGTCCCGGTTACGGCGGTAGTTTTTCCGCATTTTGGCCAGATAGTCGAGCGTGTACCGGCCGTTGAATTCGTTCGTTCCTCCGGCGGCCTGTATGTCATAGGCGAGCTTGAACCGCTGATAGCCCCGGTTGTTGAAGTCGATGACGAACCCCATCGTCGCCAGTCCCCCGAGCACGATCGGCAGTTTCCAGTAGCTGCGGTTGTAGAGCTGGCCGGCTCCCGGGCATATAGTAGAGAGCGTCGTAGCTTTTTTCACGCTGTTGACAGACCCCTGATAGTTCAGCGCGGCATCGCCGATGAAGTAGATATAGGAGGCGATCGAGCCTATCCACAGCAGTGTGCGCCCCGTGTTGTGGCGGATCATTTCGCTCTGTATCGGATCGACGTCTTCTTGAGGCGCATTGTCCCGTCTCAGCGCGTCGTACTGGCGCTTGTAGTCGCGGAACTTGCTGTTTTCTCGGAAGCCGAAGTAGGCTGTCGTGGCGACGGTCCCGTACAGAATCGGTATCTTCCATGCCTGTTTGTTATACAGTTGGCCGAAGCCGGGGGCGACCGCCGATATCCAGCATACGCGCGAAATCGGCATCGTGTCCCGGAAAAGCTTGCTGTACCGAACGCTCGACGTGTCGCGTGCCATGCGAGCCAGTTGACGGCGCTGTCGGGCGGTCGTCGTCGTGTCGAGCTCGACGGGCGACAGGCTCTGCTGGGTTATGGCTACCGTGTCGGCTTTTGCGGTCGATGCGCTGTCGGATACGACGATCCGGGTACGAACTCCGTTGACGATTTTGTAGCGTTCCTCCGGGGCTTGGGCTCGGGCGTGAGTCCACACTAGCACCGATGCGAGCAAAAAGGCCGCTGTTCGGGCAAAAGCCGCTCCCCGTAGAAATATGTTCCTATTTCTCGATACCATTCAGTTTTCCGATAAACGTCTCTATGTCGTCGTCCGAACCGAATCCGATAACGATCTTTCCGCCTCCTTTATTGTTTTTCTTGATGCTGATTTCCTGCGTAAAAAGCCTTTCGAGGTGCTCCACCAGCCGCGAGTAGCTTTCGGGGAATTCTTCGTCGGCTTCGGCCTTGCGGGGCTTTGCCGAGTTGAGTTCCTTGACCGCTTCTTCGACCTGACGGACCGACAGACCTTTCTTGATCGTTTTCTTGAGCAGGGCGATCTGTTGCTGCTCGGACTCCAGGTTGATCAGCGCCCGGGCATGACCCATCGAGATCAATTCTTCGCGGACGGCCAGCTGCACTTCGACCGGAAGTTTAAGCAACCGGAGGTAATTGGCTACGGTCGAGCGTTTTTTGCCTACTCGTTCGCCGAGCGAGTCTTGCGTCAGGTGGCACTCGTCGACCAACCGCTGAAGGCTCAGCGCGACTTCGATCGCATTGAGGTCCTGTCGCTGAATGTTCTCGACGATGGCCATCGCGAGCATGGATTCCTCGTCCGCCTCGCGGATATAGGCCGGCATCGAAGTCAGTCCGGCCAGCTTCGAGGCGCGCCAGCGGCGCTCTCCGCTGATGATCGTATATCGTCCGTCCGCTTCCTTACGCACGGTGATCGGCTGAATGACGCCGAGCGTGCGGATCGACTCGGCCAGCTCGTCCAAAGCCTGTTCGCCGAAATGGGTGCGCGGTTGTTTGGGATTCGGGGCGATCCGGTCGATCTCGATCTCCTCGAAAGCGCTGCGCTTCGTTTTCTCGGGCAATGCCGAGCCTTCTATTTCAAAAATTGCGCCCAGACCACGGCCCAAGCCTTTGGTTTTCGCGTTCATGGTGGGGTTCCGTTATTTTTTTCGGTTTTTCTTGATGAATTCTTTGGCCAGATTCAGATAGTTGACGCTGCCCGACGAGGATGCGTCGTACAATAGCGCCGGTTTCCCGAAGCTGGGTGCTTCGGAGAGTCTCGTGTTGCGCTGGATGATCGTTTGGAACGCCAGATCGCCGAAGTGTTCGCGCACCTCGCCGGCTACCTGGTTGGCCAGTCTCAAACGGGCGTCGTACATGGTCAGCAGAAAGCCTTCGATCTGCAGCTGGGGATTCAGCTTCGATTGGGTCATGCGGATCGTGTTGAGCAGCTTGCCGAGACCTTCCAGCGCGAAATACTCGCACTGGACAGGGATCAGTACGCTGTCGGCCGCGACCAGCGCGTTGAGCGTAACGAGTCCGAGCGAAGGGGAGCAGTCGATCAGAATGAAGTCGTAACGCTGGCGCAGAGGG from Alistipes ihumii AP11 carries:
- a CDS encoding ParB/RepB/Spo0J family partition protein; translated protein: MNAKTKGLGRGLGAIFEIEGSALPEKTKRSAFEEIEIDRIAPNPKQPRTHFGEQALDELAESIRTLGVIQPITVRKEADGRYTIISGERRWRASKLAGLTSMPAYIREADEESMLAMAIVENIQRQDLNAIEVALSLQRLVDECHLTQDSLGERVGKKRSTVANYLRLLKLPVEVQLAVREELISMGHARALINLESEQQQIALLKKTIKKGLSVRQVEEAVKELNSAKPRKAEADEEFPESYSRLVEHLERLFTQEISIKKNNKGGGKIVIGFGSDDDIETFIGKLNGIEK
- a CDS encoding DUF5683 domain-containing protein: MLASVLVWTHARAQAPEERYKIVNGVRTRIVVSDSASTAKADTVAITQQSLSPVELDTTTTARQRRQLARMARDTSSVRYSKLFRDTMPISRVCWISAVAPGFGQLYNKQAWKIPILYGTVATTAYFGFRENSKFRDYKRQYDALRRDNAPQEDVDPIQSEMIRHNTGRTLLWIGSIASYIYFIGDAALNYQGSVNSVKKATTLSTICPGAGQLYNRSYWKLPIVLGGLATMGFVIDFNNRGYQRFKLAYDIQAAGGTNEFNGRYTLDYLAKMRKNYRRNRDLCIIITAGLYLLNIVDAHVDAQMKDYDISDDLSMTLEPTLINLYTMQTSNVNGLGLAFKLTF
- a CDS encoding ParA family protein, with protein sequence MGKIVALANQKGGVGKTTTAINLAASMAVLGKKILLVDADPQANATSGLGLDINGRSIYDCITGEAQPEDVIQAFADIKKLDILPSSINLVGAETELLEIEDGQKRMRNLLAPLRQRYDFILIDCSPSLGLVTLNALVAADSVLIPVQCEYFALEGLGKLLNTIRMTQSKLNPQLQIEGFLLTMYDARLRLANQVAGEVREHFGDLAFQTIIQRNTRLSEAPSFGKPALLYDASSSGSVNYLNLAKEFIKKNRKK